In the Arachis ipaensis cultivar K30076 chromosome B04, Araip1.1, whole genome shotgun sequence genome, AATATTTATTTAAGACTGTACTtcggagatttttatataaaagttGAGTAGACTCTTATTTTTGATGTAGAgttcttataattgaaaaatagtgaatattttatatgccttaattttaaatatttatatttttaaccttattttataaatgaaagagaattaatttatttgtctctaatttttatttaattagcatTTAATCGAAACTAATTTATAAATTTGTAATTGAAAGGTATTTTAAAGatggatattttatatttaatttaatataatatctcttaattttattaaaatttaacaaaactcCAATTTGTCCAAAAATCTCTAATTTCACATTTGTCCTAAATTaaaccctaatcctaaaatcAAACACACAAAACCTTAACCCTAATTAACACATAATTTTCTCTTTACCCCAAAAGAAACCCTAGCTGCCCTTTACCTCCTTCAGCCGCCAATTACTTTCACCCCCAATAACCCCACTCatcgaagaaagaaagaaaaaaaaaaggaaatgaaAACAGGGGAAGGAGGGGAGAGAGGGTGAGATTCGAGAAagcagagagaaagagagggaagaGCGCCGGGGGAAGGAGGAAGACGCGCCGGAGCTAGTGGGCTGTTCCACCGCTCCTCGTCGCGGCTGAAGCCGTCGCCGCCACTGATGCGTCCGCACCGTCGTATGTCGCTAATAGAGGAAGAGGAGCGCGAACCAGAGCCATGCAAGGGAGGAGCAAAGCGCGCGCAGGGGAGGAGTCACTGCTACCATGGTTAAGGTCGCCGACGTCGTCCTCACCGCAAGCCAGAGTCACCGTCATCCATGGTGGAgccaaggagagagagagagaagacacCGTCGAGGATCCCGTCGCCGTCAGATCTGCCTCGTCACCACCGTGCTTCCATCAGCGCCGTGGATCTGTTTCATCGCTGAGCTGAGCTATGGAAGGAAGGGTCAGAACGTGACGGGAAAGGGAGACACCTTCCACCGCTGTCCCGCCGCCAGATCCGTGTCACCGCCACGAACCGCCGCTGTTCTGGCTGTCGGAAGCCGCCGCCGAGCCTTTGCCTTCTTGGTAAGCGTTTTTACTTCCAGAACTTCTGAAATCAATATTCCAATATAAGTTATTAGAGGCTCTGAGCTGTTGGTATTGTAGGATTGAATTCCGACGATTTTATATCAAAGTTAAGGTTACAGTTGGACCATCGGAGTTTCTGGCCGCTGTCGGAGATGCCTCCAGGTCAGCTCGGAATTGCGGCTGTTCCATTTTGCTCTTACTGTAGGTATATCTTATTGCGA is a window encoding:
- the LOC107635491 gene encoding uncharacterized protein LOC107635491 isoform X1, translating into MVKVADVVLTASQSHRHPWWSQGERERRHRRGSRRRQICLVTTVLPSAPWICFIAELSYGRKGQNVTGKGDTFHRCPAARSVSPPRTAAVLAVGSRRRAFAFLLRLQLDHRSFWPLSEMPPGQLGIAAVPFCSYCRIELSGLPIAIKAVSAIAEVSRPTIEAAVGFGRRGMVLVTPLVYGFNFRDKLLSRELINIFKEISERN
- the LOC107635491 gene encoding uncharacterized protein LOC107635491 isoform X3 → MVKVADVVLTASQSHRHPWWSQGERERRHRRGSRRRQICLVTTVLPSAPWICFIAELSYGRKGQNVTGKGDTFHRCPAARSVSPPRTAAVLAVGSRRRAFAFLLRLQLDHRSFWPLSEMPPGQLGIAAVPFCSYCRIELSGLPIAIKAVSAIAEVSRPTIEAAVGFGRRGMVLVTPLVYGFNFRGTG
- the LOC107635491 gene encoding uncharacterized protein LOC107635491 isoform X2, which produces MVKVADVVLTASQSHRHPWWSQGERERRHRRGSRRRQICLVTTVLPSAPWICFIAELSYGRKGQNVTGKGDTFHRCPAARSVSPPRTAAVLAVGSRRRAFAFLLRLQLDHRSFWPLSEMPPGQLGIAAVPFCSYCRIELSGLPIAIKAVSAIAEVSRPTIEAAVGFGRRGMVLVTPLVYGFNFRALPF